The segment GGCATAGAACATTTTTAGCTCAGTTATAATCTTACTACAGGTCCATGGTTAATTGTAATATCATTGCACATCATGTGTGACTCCATTTACATATGTAAGATATAAGTCTAAATAAatcatgtacatgcatatgaCAGGTCTAATTTAAGTTGTGATATGGTATGTGGAAAGGACAGAATAGCAATTATTACACTGAGTTAGACATGGGCAAGGGGTTGAGGAAACAGCCTCTAAAGAGACATTGTCTGACTTTCATTAAAGGATTGCCTCAGGAGCAAGTGGCAGGGAGAGTGGGTACTATCCATGAAGAGGAGACAGGTGGATTCCATCTTGGGTGGTCACCTCTATAGTGGTACAGTGAGTGGAGAAAGGTGCATTTAAGGAAGAGGATGAGATGGATATTAAATGCTGTCTTCAGGGCATCAGGCAATAGGACAATATTGGAACTAAATTTGTTCCTGTGAAGGGCTACCCAGAAGAACATACAAGATGGGAATTCTTGACCTCAGTGAGAGGGAGGCCAAGATGGGTTTGGTGAGGGAGTCCTGATTCTCTTCTTATTGGTTATTAGTCTCTGCAAAGCTCTACAGAGTGTGGTGGGCAATGCTGTTCTATATGATGTCAATCACAAAGTTAGAGCTTTTATCTTTGGGAACCTAATGGATGTCTTTAGCCATATCTAACTTCTGAGCCCATAAAATGACCCTGCCAGTGGCTTGCGAGCCCTAGAGTACAAAGCAGGTCAACACTCCTGACAGATAGCACAAGGATACTCATCACATATTTCAAGATCactgtaaatataaaattttacataGTCACATGTTTATGAATACCACCCAGCATATGTGTGCTATTCAGTAGGTACTTAATAAATGCATGCTGATGATAATTTGGTTCTTGTCTTTTTTAGATACATCTTGGCTGAAGACGTACAGCATTCACATTCTTACTGTGGTCTCTGTGATTTTCCTCCtttgtctttccctctttctATTCTGCTTTCTTAGCCACCGTCAGAAAAAGCAGGGTAGGTATCTGTGGTGAAAGATGGCCTTCAGGGACTTTTGGGAGTGCTGGTGATAAGAACTCCCTCTTAAATGTGGACTACTGACTATTCTCAGGACTTCCAAACAATAAGAGCCAGCATCAGAGGTCACAGGAGAGGTGAGACCCCTGGATGACTCCCATAGCATTGCCCAGTCCTTTGTCTCCATCGAGTCTATAATGTTAATTTACCCTTTCTCCTCAGGCTCAACCTAGCTACTAATGGCCTGGAGAAGACATCAGGTAAGGCAACTGAAGGGGTTACCCAGTCTGTTGGGAACCAATTTGGATGAAAAACATCTAGAAACCTACTAGAGGGTAGTGGTGTGATATAATGTAGTAATAATTGTCTTCTAGTGTCCACTAAAGAACACTTATTCTAAGGTTTCTTTTTTACAGACATAGTCATGGATGACAGCCTTtctgaggacagacagacagaaacttgggtatgtatttgtatttgtcaTCTAGTGCTAACTAACAAAACTGCTCCCAAATTTAGCAGCTTAGTTACATATCTTCAGTCTCTTGGGTAAGGAATCTAGGGGCAGAAGAATTAAAAAAGTGTTGACTGCAGCTTTTGTCACCTCAAGCCTAGTGGATAGAGGATCCTTGTTCTGAGCAGCACATTCTAATGGCTACAGACAGCAGGGCTTTCCACAGCACTTTACTTTCTCCAGAAAGAGAATCCAAGACAAGAGAGGGCAGAAACTACTTCTGCCATGTCTCTGGGTTATGTAATCCAATCCCAATATCATTGGGAGAGAAGCACAACAAAACATGGCTATGACTCATAGAGCAGGTTAGCTTTTTACTCTATAGCACCTCCCCTCAGCTACTTTAACTCTCTTGGGCCCCTCTCTCCCAGACCCCAGTTGCAGGAGATCTTCAGGAGGTGACATATGCCCAGCTGGACCATGACTCCCTCACACAAAGGACTGTTAAAGATGTGACCCCACAGAACAGAGTTATCATGGCTGAGTCCAGTACATATGCAGCCATCATGAGATGCTGAGCCTGGGCATCCTGGAGACACAAATGGTCACTATTGGAAAGCCTGAAGAAGCCACCAAATGCTTCTCTTGGGATCAGCCTAGTGTGGAAGCTAGGTCCCTATTCCCCATCCAGGAGTTGAATTATATATGTGCTAGTATCAGCCCTTGGAAAGACTATATTGCAGTAGCTTTCAGAGCCCCAATTACACTCACCTAGCTGTTTCCAGAGACACAGTTACAGTTCTTTAGCTGTTTCTTCAGACCCATCTACATCCCATATTATTTAATGAGTAGCATTGTGTTTGTCCACCTGCCTTTACATCCCCAGTTGTGTAATGAGCCCAGTGAACCCTAAAGTCTTCCTTGGATCTCTCTGCTGACTCTGACTACAGTGCACTCATGTGAagattgctgtctgtaagcaggAGAGGGCAGGTGAAAGATAAGAcaagagcctgtgattggacagtagaaaaggaggGCTGGCTGATAGTTTTTGAGAGgcaggacagagaggagagaagggagaagaaaggaggatggaggaagagaaggatgacccagatccatgtggccttagatagccacaggtagctataaatatcttataagggatggctaattacaggacaatttttCTTATCTAGGTGGTCAGTTTATAttaatatcaattggctctgagtttgttatgtggacattttgtggggtgagaatttactgatataaatctgataaattacaagtctctagagttttgattttatcaGGTAACTGCGGATAGTGACTATAACCACaagggagtgtgagcagagtctgcagcAAGAAAGCTACAAGATGGGTGGTTGCTgctggggctagccatggaggcagtgAGAGCACTGGTGCCAGAGGGTAGCTGGTGATAGTATGAGATGGTATTCCTATTTTCTTATTTAACACCACACTTATGCAGCTGAAAGCTGAGTCCcttctctgtgtcagcactcatgGAGTGCCTTATGGATATTTTTTATGATGGAGCATCTACAGCCTGTGTAGGTCTTGGATACAGACTGTAAGGACCCAAAGACTGTCTTCATTGCTGTTCAGAGATGAGTGGAGAAATGAAGACTACAAAAGGGTGCACATGATtcccatttctttaaaatatatgtttaattgACCAAGACTGCATACTTAAGTGTGAACTGACAGTACTTGGTGTGACATTGTGTGTGTCACCACAAATACTCAACGCAACTGCCACCTCCCACAGGATAGTCTGAACATGTTCACTGATGATGAACTTTGGATCAGTGTTTCTTGATGGCATGTGTTGAtcagaaatataagaaaaatgaacAGTCAAAGGGAAAGGGAGACTGAGAATGGGTAGAGCTATTCTACCTATACACACCTCTATATAAGGATATACAGGGAGACTCACAGATGccaatatgtacacacacatacatgtgtacacacgtaTATTTATGCACATTGAGCAGGAGAGCACTGAGTCACTGTGAGATTACATTTGTCAGTATCTCTGCTCCACACCCCTTATCCAGGCTCAGATTCAGTGATCCTATACACATATACTAGATATGGTCAGCACTAATTAGACTCAGAGATtgactaacaacaacaacaacaacaacaacaacaacaacactgacAGCAGTGGTAACTTAAAACAGGACATAccaggacatggtggcacacagctttaatcctgctacttaggagacagaagcaggtggtcTTTGTGAGGTCTAGGGAAGCCTTGTTATTGTATCATGTTCCAGGCCAACCAGTGCatgccacatagtgagaccctgtttcaaaaaacagcTGAATCTACCCCAAAAGGCACGAAGTCCAGTGTGAGACAAATACTACAATGGTAAGACCTGAAGGGAGTTTGAAAGAAGTGTTAGATAGGTTGATCATTTTCAAACATTGATTCTTCACATctgtaaaaatttcaaaataaatttaaaatattaattaaaaaagaaaatactcatgttaacttacagagactgaagcagcaagtaCAGGGCCGGCATTACTCTgtaccaggtgtgtgtgtgtgtgtgtgtgtgtgtgtgtgtgtagtggctttcagtttagtgtattttttgaataataaattgttttattccaaataaatgaatataagtctttaaattagaaaaacaacaaaattcacAATATTGAACTCAAAATCAGAATAACATATTAGTGGTTGTATTTAAGAATAAAGTTGATTATAGCAGAGACCATTAATGTTTATGGAATACTAGGTTATAAAACTTGGAGAATGACATAAAGTTGGTTTAAAATCTCATAGAGCATACAATCACACTATATCTTTGCACACAGTTAAAAACtaaacattttcaaatttaagagcggcaggacccctgccggagacaccgccggaccccgaaggaaacagaccggataaacagttctctgcacccaaatcccgtgggagggagagctaaaccttcagagaggcagacaggcctgggaaaccagaagagactgctccctgcacacacatctcggacgccagaggaaaaagccaaagaccatctggaaccctggtgcactgaagctcccggaaggggcggcacaggtcttcctggttgctgccgctgcagagagcccctgggcagcaccccacgagcgaacttgagcctcgggaccacaggtaagaccaaattttctgctgcaagaaagctgcctggtgagcttgggacacacggaagcagaatttctctagaaccgggcacgttctgtgtttaccggaagtcccacacccgcggatcccggcccgcagcagctctctgctcccagacccggtgagagagagacccaaccgcctggtcaggtgggcactcctgaggctgcagagcggaagagaccac is part of the Rattus norvegicus strain BN/NHsdMcwi chromosome 1, GRCr8, whole genome shotgun sequence genome and harbors:
- the Lair1 gene encoding leukocyte-associated immunoglobulin-like receptor 1 isoform X1, which gives rise to MPLHSVIVLVLVLCLGWKSNTQEESLSDFTICAEPGPVIPQGNFITIVCSTSGEYDTVRLEKEGSTFMEKKTEPHGKQHRFRIGPVNETITGYYNCIFEKNYVWSQRSNDLQLKVIKENVTQGLAPGPSMTSDTSWLKTYSIHILTVVSVIFLLCLSLFLFCFLSHRQKKQGLPNNKSQHQRSQERLNLATNGLEKTSDIVMDDSLSEDRQTETWTPVAGDLQEVTYAQLDHDSLTQRTVKDVTPQNRVIMAESSTYAAIMRC